Proteins encoded within one genomic window of Granulicella pectinivorans:
- a CDS encoding efflux RND transporter periplasmic adaptor subunit, with the protein MDDPQRMPNATPPTATMPSEIAENSPRPKSRRWRWIIAILVVAAIALAVVNGSRKSQADKAAQVEPPQITTIKVATAHLGSIGYYVEALGTVTPQATVNLYSQVNGRVVAVHYVEGQMVHRGDALIDIDPRPYEAQLKQTQGTLQHDRGVLAQAVMDLARYKDASSQQAIIRQTYEDQEQAVEQYKGTVQNDIGQVEYAESQLSYCHLTSPISGRVGLRLIDPGNTVFSGSSNSIVVITQLQPITIVFNVAEDNLDQVRSEILHRSSLPVDAFDRTRQTKIATGKLLTLDNEIDSSTGTVRFRGQFENSDLKLYPNQFVNARLLVRTLQNATLIPSAAVQRNGTKAFVYVVSGDTVKMRTITELTSEADQAAVVGLNPGEVVSLTGFDKLQEGSKITIQSNHNTGAQSSIRQANKNQAESLL; encoded by the coding sequence ATGGATGATCCGCAACGTATGCCGAATGCCACGCCACCAACAGCTACCATGCCAAGCGAAATCGCCGAGAACAGCCCGCGCCCAAAATCGCGCCGATGGCGATGGATCATCGCCATTCTGGTTGTCGCGGCTATTGCTTTAGCTGTCGTCAATGGAAGTCGCAAAAGTCAGGCAGATAAGGCCGCTCAAGTGGAACCCCCGCAAATTACCACGATCAAGGTAGCCACAGCCCACCTTGGGTCGATTGGCTACTACGTCGAAGCGCTAGGTACTGTCACACCGCAGGCGACAGTGAACCTTTACAGCCAGGTCAACGGTCGCGTTGTGGCCGTTCATTATGTAGAAGGTCAGATGGTGCATCGTGGCGACGCCCTGATCGACATCGATCCACGCCCCTACGAAGCCCAGTTGAAGCAAACCCAGGGAACGCTCCAGCATGACCGTGGGGTACTGGCACAAGCTGTAATGGATCTTGCGCGCTATAAGGATGCCTCCAGCCAACAGGCCATCATCCGGCAAACCTATGAGGATCAAGAGCAGGCTGTTGAACAGTACAAAGGGACGGTGCAGAACGATATCGGTCAAGTGGAATACGCAGAATCTCAGCTCAGTTACTGCCATCTGACCTCACCCATCAGCGGTCGTGTTGGCCTTCGGCTCATCGACCCAGGCAACACCGTCTTCTCCGGCAGCTCCAACTCCATTGTTGTCATCACCCAATTGCAGCCGATCACAATCGTCTTCAATGTGGCCGAGGATAACCTCGATCAAGTCCGGAGTGAAATCCTTCACCGTTCGTCCCTGCCGGTTGATGCCTTTGATCGGACGCGACAGACGAAGATTGCGACCGGCAAGCTGCTAACTCTCGACAACGAGATCGACTCATCTACAGGAACAGTGAGGTTCCGAGGTCAATTCGAAAATAGCGACCTCAAGCTGTATCCCAATCAGTTCGTCAATGCCCGCCTGCTCGTGAGGACGCTACAGAACGCCACTCTGATTCCGTCTGCAGCGGTGCAGCGCAATGGAACGAAGGCGTTCGTCTACGTCGTCTCTGGGGACACTGTCAAGATGCGGACCATTACGGAGTTGACGTCCGAGGCCGATCAGGCAGCGGTGGTCGGCTTGAATCCAGGCGAGGTCGTATCCCTTACTGGCTTTGACAAGTTGCAGGAAGGCTCAAAGATCACGATTCAGTCGAATCATAACACTGG
- a CDS encoding TetR/AcrR family transcriptional regulator: MPKKAIAREPVERSKSQIRTDRLIDRLLEAATQFFMEKGFEATSMGEIAKHAHASKETFYRHFPTKEELFQAALHRRAEQIATEFGSVLLSQAPPEIALAKFGQVVLERLLAPEAMAFRRVMMMESVRFPELQKSLHARGPARVNSALAHYLEDQVSKGRLRQMNSTVAARQFFDLVAAEMTMEANVPFAPKPTTGEIKQRVKEAMDCFLHGYGAKD; encoded by the coding sequence ATGCCAAAGAAAGCTATAGCGAGAGAGCCTGTCGAGCGGTCGAAATCTCAAATACGCACGGACCGCCTGATCGACCGATTGCTGGAAGCTGCAACTCAGTTCTTTATGGAAAAGGGCTTCGAAGCAACGAGCATGGGGGAGATCGCCAAACACGCTCATGCTTCGAAGGAGACCTTTTATCGCCACTTTCCAACGAAGGAAGAACTCTTTCAGGCGGCGCTGCATCGCCGAGCAGAACAGATCGCAACCGAGTTTGGTTCGGTGCTTTTATCCCAAGCTCCGCCGGAAATAGCCTTAGCGAAATTCGGTCAAGTCGTCTTAGAACGATTGCTCGCGCCAGAAGCGATGGCCTTTCGTCGGGTGATGATGATGGAGAGTGTGCGGTTTCCTGAACTGCAAAAATCCCTCCACGCCCGAGGGCCAGCACGCGTTAACTCCGCGCTTGCACACTATCTTGAAGATCAAGTCAGCAAGGGAAGGCTGCGCCAGATGAACTCAACCGTAGCCGCGCGGCAATTCTTCGATCTCGTCGCGGCGGAGATGACGATGGAAGCGAACGTGCCCTTTGCGCCTAAGCCAACGACAGGCGAGATCAAGCAGAGGGTGAAAGAAGCGATGGATTGCTTTCTGCACGGATATGGCGCGAAGGATTGA
- a CDS encoding VTT domain-containing protein, translating into MNSATQLTYLAIGLAVFGQQLCLPLPSMLLLMTAGALAGRGGGHLTIPLVLLTSVVACVAADSVWFWLGRRWGSSVIRLICSLTSNPQGSRERSRQIFDRWGLRLLLVAKFVPVLDGVSPPLAGAQGATVLGFLAYDSVGSLLWSAAYVLAGFLFSSQLDRVIRLLDRFGTGLIVLVAVPMLLWTAWRLFMIVTMIRHLRLHRISPAMLQRKIDDGERIGVVDLLRYEAMDQELEGIPGSVRTDPDQLRKAHHVVVPEGVSMVLYCSSKNEFTSARVAAAMKKLGVSNVWILEGGLDAWVAEGRPTTTNFSTREELAERLGVVILPPRQKRRYGGFW; encoded by the coding sequence ATGAACAGCGCGACGCAACTGACATACCTAGCTATCGGGTTGGCAGTCTTTGGCCAACAGCTATGCCTTCCGCTCCCATCCATGTTGCTCTTGATGACTGCGGGCGCTTTGGCTGGTCGTGGCGGAGGGCATCTCACAATTCCACTCGTTCTCTTGACGAGTGTAGTCGCGTGCGTTGCCGCAGATAGCGTCTGGTTCTGGTTAGGAAGACGCTGGGGTAGCAGCGTAATCCGTTTGATTTGTAGCCTGACTTCCAATCCACAGGGCAGCCGTGAACGCTCAAGGCAAATATTTGATCGGTGGGGGTTGCGATTGCTGCTGGTGGCAAAGTTCGTTCCCGTGTTGGACGGCGTATCACCTCCACTGGCTGGTGCTCAGGGTGCGACAGTGCTGGGTTTCCTCGCATACGACTCCGTTGGGTCGCTCCTCTGGAGCGCGGCTTACGTCCTGGCTGGCTTTCTCTTTTCCAGTCAACTTGATCGCGTCATCCGCCTGCTTGATCGCTTCGGTACGGGACTAATCGTGCTGGTAGCCGTCCCTATGCTGCTGTGGACCGCATGGAGACTCTTTATGATCGTCACGATGATTCGTCACTTGCGGCTTCACCGCATCAGCCCAGCGATGCTACAGCGCAAGATCGACGACGGCGAAAGGATTGGGGTTGTCGATCTGTTGCGATATGAGGCCATGGACCAAGAGCTTGAGGGCATCCCGGGTTCGGTTCGGACGGACCCGGACCAGCTGAGGAAGGCCCATCACGTCGTTGTCCCCGAGGGGGTGAGCATGGTGCTCTATTGCTCCTCTAAAAACGAGTTTACCAGTGCGCGCGTTGCGGCGGCCATGAAGAAACTGGGGGTATCCAACGTGTGGATTCTGGAAGGCGGGCTCGATGCATGGGTTGCAGAGGGGCGACCGACCACAACCAATTTCAGCACTCGGGAAGAGTTGGCCGAGCGGCTTGGGGTCGTCATACTACCTCCGCGCCAAAAGCGGCGTTATGGAGGCTTCTGGTAG